One genomic window of Monodelphis domestica isolate mMonDom1 chromosome 1, mMonDom1.pri, whole genome shotgun sequence includes the following:
- the LOC107649223 gene encoding endogenous retrovirus group K member 6 Env polyprotein-like, giving the protein MTFTILTLLNICHAEVYWSIVPKPPILRMLTWMDKPPLAYVNNTDWLPHPILAKRVPLESEGALYNYSGSTVYPPFCMSFRNSFIGNSFCVPRRQQAWIVKNATDNSYVGVGMGVIGMGDELARKTFQPKHPANKYLCPNQIGTVQKELPWTDCSVRVPRKVKMPATTDFNIYNWAPRLRCGRSEQLTRLDKYTDYEKWHMPCQNFQKIEDLLEVDMAGSRLAIEAGPIQNTQWKIVAATQPIYKFKVKVKNSGIDLEYDSHINVTACVFAPYVMLVGNNLRIFKNDQGLYEINCTKCRLHQCLSPKNQDSYVAIMYHPPLMWVPVNLTETWASTPTVHIVQKAFNMVIHRSKRMVFALVGAVVSVIAMITSLTTATLALTSSIQNHEFIQEVVSNSSKLWHTQQSIDLAYRDELDSLKDAVFWLGKEVEALHTRITYPCHYNQTGYCITPLPYDNVSYEWQLVVQHIKGAWGSRNSTLDIIKLQQQINKLDQIVYENEAANIAANWEATLSSLDPQNWFGRANLTSIGTIILFILLAIGLIILCSRSCKNRAYIRGILPELARSYHTRQLVPENVELNTTVL; this is encoded by the coding sequence ATGACATtcactattttgactttgctgAACATCTGTCATGCTGAAGTCTACTGGTCCATCGTGCCCAAACCTCCTATTTTGAGAATGTTAACTTGGATGGACAAGCCCCCTCTGGCATATGTTAACAACACGGACTGGCTACCACACCCTATTCTAGCCAAACGTGTTCCTCTAGAGTCTGAAGGGGCTCTGTACAATTATTCAGGATCTACTGTGTATCCtccattttgtatgtcttttagAAATTCGTTTATTGGTAATTCTTTCTGTGTACCACGCAGACAGCAAGCGTGGATTGTCAAAAATGCCACTGACAACAGTTATGTAGGGGTTGGCATGGGTGTGATAGGAATGGGAGATGAGTTAGCACGTAAGACGTTCCAACCTAAACACCCTGCTAACAAGTACCTATGTCCAAATCAGATAGGTACGGTACAAAAGGAGTTGCCATGGACAGATTGTTCTGTCCGAGttcccagaaaggttaagatgcCGGCAACCACAGACTTTAACATTTACAATTGGGCACCCAGGTTACGTTGTGGTCGCTCTGAACAACTGACACGGTTAGACAAATACACTGACTATGAGAAATGGCACATGCCATGtcagaattttcagaaaattgaGGACTTGCTAGAAGTAGACATGGCTGGTTCTAGACTTGCTATTGAAGCAGGTCCTATACAGAACACGCAGTGGAAGATAGTGGCTGCCACGCAGCCGATATACAAGTTTAAGGTCAAGGTGAAGAACTCAGGAATTGATCTTGAGTATGACAGTCACATCAATGTCACAGCATGTGTTTTTGCTCCTTATGTAATGCTAGTAGGTAACAACCttcgaatttttaaaaatgaccaagGTCTATATGAGATCAACTGCACAAAATGCCGACTACATCAATGTCTTAGTCCTAAAAACCAAGATTCATATGTTGCTATCATGTATCATCCACCTTTAATGTGGGTACCTGTCAACTTGACAGAGACGTGGGCATCTACGCCTACTGTGCACATTGTTCAAAAGGCATTTAACATGGTTATACATAGGTCCAAGAGAATGGTCTTTGCACTTGTAGGAGCCGTAGTCTCAGTAATTGCCATGATCACATCACTAACCACGGCAACATTGGCATTAACTTCCTCTATCCAGAACCATGAGTTCATACAGGAAGTGGTGTCTAACTCTTCCAAATTATGGCACACTCAGCAGAGTATTGACTTAGCTTATAGAGATGAGCTGGACAGTTTAAAAGATGCTGTGTTTTGGttaggtaaagaggttgaagctttACACACAAGAATTACTTATCCCTGTCATTACAATCAAACGGGTTATTGTATTACTCCGTTGCCATATGATAATGTGTCATATGAATGGCAACTGGTCGTTCAGCACATCAAGGGTGCTTGGGGAAGTCGTAACAGCACCTTGGACATTATTAAGTTGCAACAGCAGATCAACAAATTAGACCAAATTGTATATGAGAATGAAGCTGCAAATATAGCTGCAAATTGGgaagcaactttatcttccctagatCCCCAAAATTGGTTTGGTAGAGCTAATTTAACCAGCATTGGTactatcattttattcatattattggcTATTGGTTTGATTATACTTTGCAGCAGGAGCTGTAAAAACAGAGCCTACATTCGAGGCATACTGCCAGAATTGGCACGGTCTTATCACACTAGGCAATTGGTGCctgaaaatgttgaattgaacaCAACCGTTTTATGA